The segment CACTCCAGCAATAACAGACTTGTCAATTTTGCAATTCAGCTTAACTTTGCGTGACAGACGTTTTTCCATCGCGGCAGAAATTTTAGCTGACTGCTGTTCACTCAGTTCGTTCGCAGAAAGAACATCAACTTCAACAGTTGATTCCAGCGTATCGCGCAATTGGATAAATTGAGCTAATACTTCTGGCATCGTTGTTAAACGACCGTTTTCCGCCATAACACGAATCAGATTTTGAACATGCTCGTCAATTTCATCTCCACAAACAGAGATAAACGTTTTAGCTAATGTTTCTGGTGCAATAGAACCAGAAAGCAGCTCACCAACCTGTTCATTGCGCGTCACCTCAGAGGTGAAGGCCAGCATTTCCTGCCATTTAGCAACAGCTTGGTTTTCCACAGCAAAGTCAAAAGCTGCTTTGGCGTAGGGGCGAGCTACAGTAGCGATTTCAGACATGCCCCTCCCTCCTTACAGTTCAGCGACTAGTTTATCAACGATGTCGCTGTTAGCAGCTTCATCCACGGAACGTTCGATGATCTTCTCGGCACCTGCGATAGCAAGCATCGCAACCTGTTTACGTAACTCTTCACGTGCACGTTTACGCTCAGCATCAATTTCAGCTTGCGCTTGTGCTACGATTTTTGCACGTTCTGTTTCTGCTTCAGCTTTAGCTTCATCAATCATTTGAGTGCGTTGTTTATTCGCTTGTTCAATGATGATTTGAGCTTCAGCTTTCGCTTTTTTCAGTCGGTCGGTTGCGTCGGTTTGCGCCAGTTCCAGGTTCTTTTTAGCACGTTCTGCGGAAGATAAACCGTCAGCAATTTCTTTTTGACGTTTTTCTATGGCCGCCATAATCGGTGGCCATACATACTTCATACAGAACAAAACAAACAGGACAAACGCGATAGCCTGGCCGAGGATTGTTGCATTTAGATTCACAGACAATACCTCTTATTTATTAGTTAGTTAATGTTCTTAATGTGTGCCGAACGTTAATTAGGCAACAGCGAACATTACATATAAGCCCAGACCAACAGCAATCATCGGAATAGCATCGACCAGACCCATTACGATAAAGAACTGTGTACGCAGCAGAGGAATTAAATCTGGCTGACGAGCAGCGCCTTCTAAAAATTTACCACCTAGGATGCCGATACCGATCGCAGCACCGATCGCCGCTAAACCCATCATAATAGCGGCAGCCATGTACAGCAGATCCATACTCAGGTTTTCCATGACAGTCTCCAGTTTGTTTCAGTTAATACAATTATTGATTAATAAAATTAGTGCTCTTCAGAAGCCATCGACAGATAGACAACAGTCAGAACCATAAAAATAAAGGCTTGTAGCGTAATAATCAGTATGTGGAAGATAGCCCAAGGCAGGCTTAACAACCACTGTGACCACCACGGAAGCAGAGCCGCGATAAGAATAAAGATCAATTCACCTGCATACATGTTACCAAACAGTCGCAGACCGAGTGATACAGGTTTTGACAGCAGGCTAACCCCTTCAAGAATCAAGTTTACAGGGATAAATACCGGATGGTTGAAAGGCTGCATAGTGAGCTCTTTCGTGAATCCGCCAATTCCTTTCATCTTGATGCTGTAAAAGATTATTAGGATAAACACACCAATTGCCATCGACATCGTGATACTCACATCTGCGGTTGGAACAATACGCAGAGCAGGTAAACCTAAGTAGTGCTCACCGATGTATGGGATGAAATCAATTGGAAGTAGATCCAGAAGGTTCATTAAAAATACCCAGACGAACACCGTTAATGCCAGAGGGGCAATAACTTTGCTCTTCCCGTGATACATATCACGGACTGAGTTATCAACGAAACCAATGATCAGTTCTATTGCAGTCTGTAACTTACCGGGTACGCCACTAGTCGCATTGGCAGCAACTTTTCTAAATAGCCACAGGAATAAAGCCCCGAGAACTACTGAGAAAAAAAGCGAGTCAATGTTTAACGCCCAAAACGTTGGACTAGCGTGGGGATCGACCAACTCAAAGGTACGTAGATCCAACTGAAGGTTTCTCAGATGGTGACCTATGTACTCATTTGTAGTCATCACTTCTCCTGATGCAGACATGATGCCTCTTACCCTTTTGTAGTTTAAAAATACTTACCGTTTTACAACGGCTGGTGCAACAATCTGAACAATCAGCACCGCTAAATAGGTCAAACCCAGTGGTGTTATTGACGCTTTAAACACACCAAAAGCAACAACTAAGACAGTAATAGTTGTCACAACCTTTAACCCTGCTCCTAATGCAAAGAACCAGGCAATGCGGACAGGTTCATCCTCTTCTTTTGCTTTTTCAAGGCGTGATAGCAGCATAAATACGATATTAGGTAACCAGCATGCTAACCCACCAGCAAGAGCAGAGGCCCCCCATTCTATACTATTTGCACAGAAAGCCCCACTGAGGATTACAAAAGTTATTAACTGAATAGACAGTTGCTTAGAAGCATTACTGCCATAAAGGGAAACAGACATAACTTTGTGTACTCCCAGCTCTCTCAGCCTAAGAAACGCTAAGGGTTGTAATAAAACTGCCTTTGCTTAAATGTGTCAAGAGACAAAAACGTGCAAATTATACGGGCAGGCGAAATGAATTCAATCAGTAAGTAGCGAAAAGGTGAATAAATATTTAATTTTTTCGAGATAGCGCAGAATTAAGACAGGTGGGATTAATAATTCATTAACGATTCGTCGCCTAAAAATAACTTTATGTGATTAAGATCACAACAAATCTTAATCTCTTGATTAATAACCACACTCTTTATCTGGTTAGAACCCTGTTTTTAAGCCATAAATCAAATAATTAAATTTGTTATTTTTTAGACAAAAAAATGAAAAGATAATTTGGATATTTCATTATTAATGCTAAAACGATTTAGTAAGAATATTAGATTAGGAATATTATTACCATTAATGTGATTATTTTTGATATATATTCGTTAATATTCTGTAAATAACAAGTGAATTTAAATTATCTTTATTTTAATTATATATAAAAATAGCCGTAACATTGTAAATGTACGGCTACCGCTCTAAAAGATAAAATAATTTTACTAAAAACTACGTTATTTTTTGAATAATTTAACCAAGTGACGCTGTTCGTCTAATTCGGGAATTTTTAGCTCTGTAATGGACTCAATTTCAAAGCCTTCTGGCAACTGTGTGAGTTCTTCATCACGAACTACACCTTTTAATGCATAAAAGCGCCCTTCCCTTGCAGGAAGATGGTGGCACCAACTCAGCATATCGTTGAGTGATGCAAAAGCTCGACTAATTACGCCATCAAATCCATCTTCAACTGGATACTCTTCTACTCGAGATTGAACAGGCTCAATGTTAGTTAGCCCTAACTCATGCTGAACCTGTTTCAGAAAGCGTATACGCTTCCCTAAGCTATCCAATAAAACAAAGTGAGCATCAGGTCGAATGATCGCTAAAGGAACGCCAGGAAGCCCTGGGCCCGTTCCTACGTCGATGAATTTGTCACCCTTGAGGTGATCGTTCACCACGATGCTGTCCATGATGTGGCGAACTAACATTTGTTCAGGCTCACGTACCGACGTTAAATTGTACGCTTTGTTCCACTTGTGCAATAAACCGACATAATCGACTAACTGCTGTTTTTGCTTGTCAGTCAGTTGGATGTCAGCTTTTGCCAATAGCTTTGTCAGTTTGCTGAGTAAATCCATATTATGCACTCCGACGCAACATGCCTTGTTTTTTGAGCCACACTAACAGAATTGAAATTGCTGCTGGTGTGATCCCTGAAATACGAGATGCTTGACCAATTGACGTTGGTTTGTGGTCATTCAGTTTCGCCATGACTTCGTTGGATAAGCCTTTCACTTGCTTATAGTCTAGATCAACAGGGAGTAATGTATTTTCATTACGCAGTTGACGTTCGATCTCTTCTTGCTGGCGAGCAATGTAACCTTCGTATTTCACTTGAATTTCAACTTGATCTGCCGCTTGAGGATCTTCAACACCCGGAGCAAACAGATTTAACGAGGTTAGCATTTGATACGTCATTTCAGGACGACGTAGTAAATCTTCACCATTCGCTTCTTTCGATAATGGAACGGTTAAAATTTGGTCGATTTCTTCATGATTATCAGATTTAGGGTGAACCCAGATATCTTTTAAGCGTTGGCGCTCTTTTTCAATCATTTCGACTTTGCGGTTGAAGTGCTCCCAACGAACATCATCCACGAGACCTAATTCACGCCCTTTTTCGGTTAAACGTAAATCTGCGTTATCTTCGCGTAGCATTAAACGGTATTCCGCACGGGAAGTGAACATACGGTACGGTTCTTTGGTACCTAATGTGCACAGGTCGTCAACTAAAACGCCTACATAGGCTTGGTCACGACGTGGGAACCAACCTTCAAGGTCAAATGCATGTTGTGCAGCGTTAAGACCCGCTAATAAACCTTGAGCTGCAGCTTCTTCATAACCTGTTGTACCGTTGATTTGACCTGCAAAGAACAAGCCTTCGATAAATTTGCTTTCGAGAGTTTGTTTTAGATCACGCGGGTCAAAGAAATCGTACTCAATGGCATAACCAGGACGGACGATCCTTGCATTTTCCATTCCCTTCATGGAATGAACAATTTTCATTTGAACATCAAATGGCAAGCTGGTGGAGATCCCGTTTGGATAAATTTCGTTGCTGGTTAAACCTTCTGGCTCTAAGAAGATCTGGTGAGCGTTTTTATCTGCAAAACGCATCACTTTGTCTTCAATTGAAGGACAGTAACGAGGGCCGATCCCTTCGATGATCCCTGCATACATTGGGCTGCGATCTAAGTTATTACGGATCACATCATGGGTTTGCTCATTGGTATAGGTGATGTAGCAAGGCACTTGTTGTGGATGCTGCTCTTGCGAACCTAAAAATGAGAATACTGGCATTGGATCATCACCTAGCTGTTGAGCTAACTGACTGAAATCAATAGTTCTTGCATCAATACGTGGTGGTGTACCCGTTTTTAAGCGGTTTACACGTAATGGCAATTCTCTTAAACGTTGAGATAACGTAATTGCGGGTGGATCACCAGCACGACCGCCACTGTAGTTTTCTAAACCGATATGAATTTTTCCATCAAGGAAAGTACCTACGGTTAATACCACCGCTTTGGCTTTAAATTTTAAGCCCATGCGGGTAACAGCACCGGTAACTCGGTTATTTTCAACAATCAGATCTTCAACAGGCTGTTGGAAGATCATTAAGTTTGGCTGATTCTCTAATGCAGTTCTAACAGCTTGGCGATAGAGCACGCGGTCTGCTTGTGCGCGAGTTGCACGAACCGCTGGGCCTTTACTTGCATTAAGTGTTCTAAATTGAATACCCGCTTTGTCAGTTGCGGTAGCCATTAAACCACCGAGGGCATCAATTTCTCTTACCAGATGTCCCTTACCGATCCCACCGATGGCTGGGTTGCAAGACATCTGGCCCAATGTATCAATATTGTGAGTCAGTAATAGGGTTTGACGCCCCATACGTGCAGCTGCCATTGCTGCCTCAGTACCGGCATGACCACCACCAATTACGATGACGTCAAATTGCTCTGGATAAAACATGTGTGAACCTTAACGTTAGAAAATGCGGATTCTGCATTTGAGGAGTGAATTCTACTCAAGTTTGATGGAGAGACCAAGCCCTGGCCTCTCGCCTATATAATATAAAGATCTTTTTTATTTAAAGATCTCTTTATTAGATCTTTTATTAGGATCGACGGTTTCTGTGGATAAGTGAATTTTCACTTTAAAGATCATCAAAGTGTAAAGGATCATATACTGTGAATGATCCGTGATCCTTTTGCGTATAAGCTGGGATCAAAATAGGGACTTATGCACAGGCCTTAGACGACCTAAAACTTATAATCTGGATAACTACCGGTTAATACCATGATCTTACCGGAGTTATCCACAGTTGTTTGCGGTTAATTTGAACAGATCAGAGTTCGTTTGCCCAAATTTTAACCCATTCTCCTGCGGGATCTTCAGGAATTTCGTGTTGCTGAACATCAATTTCGAAGCAATCACCGATCCTTTTTGCCCCATGATCCTGTAATAAGGTATCTAGGGTATGGATCGCACCACAAAAAGTGTCATATTCCGAACTGCCAATCCCCACTGCGCCATACTTGATCTTGCTCAGGTCTGGTGACTGAGTTTGAATTGCTTCCGCTAAAGGTTGGATATTTTCGGGAAGATCCCCTGCTCCATGTGTTGAGCTCACCACCAGCCATAACCCTTCAAGTGGTAAGTCATCCAGTTCAGGACCGTGCTGTATATCCGTTTCATAGCCGAGTTCTTCTAAAATCTCTGCCATATGCTCCGCAACATATTCGGCGCTGCCCATGGTACTGCCACTAATTAAGGTTACTTTTGTTACGCTCATGGTTACTCTCTTTCACATTAACAGGGCGCTATTGTACGCTGTGAATGAGCTGGGATCTACCTGTGGATAATGTGGTTATATCATTTTTTTTTCTACGGGGTGATCGTTCGCATGATCGGGTTCTGTAAGGAGATCAGCGTTTCGGTTGATTGTATTTCATCGATAGTCTGAATTTTGTTGATAAGTACGTCTTGAAGGGAATCTATCGAGCGGCACATGACCTTAATAAAGATACTGTATTGACCCGTCGTATAGTAAACCTCTACGACTTCCTCTAAAGCATCCAGCTTTTTGAGGGCAGTATGATAATCCTTGGCACTTTTTAAAATGATCCCTATAAAGCAGCAGACATCAAAACCCAACTGTTTTGCGCTGATATCGATACGAGTTCCTTTTATGATCCCAGCCTGCTTCATTTTTTCCACGCGTACATGAATGGTTCCAGGACTTACCGAGAATTTTTTGGCGAGTTCAGCATAAGGTGTACGTGCATTGACCATTAATTCGTGAAGTATGTCACGA is part of the Providencia zhijiangensis genome and harbors:
- the atpF gene encoding F0F1 ATP synthase subunit B — protein: MNLNATILGQAIAFVLFVLFCMKYVWPPIMAAIEKRQKEIADGLSSAERAKKNLELAQTDATDRLKKAKAEAQIIIEQANKQRTQMIDEAKAEAETERAKIVAQAQAEIDAERKRAREELRKQVAMLAIAGAEKIIERSVDEAANSDIVDKLVAEL
- the atpH gene encoding F0F1 ATP synthase subunit delta translates to MSEIATVARPYAKAAFDFAVENQAVAKWQEMLAFTSEVTRNEQVGELLSGSIAPETLAKTFISVCGDEIDEHVQNLIRVMAENGRLTTMPEVLAQFIQLRDTLESTVEVDVLSANELSEQQSAKISAAMEKRLSRKVKLNCKIDKSVIAGVIIRAGDLVIDGSVRGRLERLTDVLQS
- the atpI gene encoding F0F1 ATP synthase subunit I; protein product: MSVSLYGSNASKQLSIQLITFVILSGAFCANSIEWGASALAGGLACWLPNIVFMLLSRLEKAKEEDEPVRIAWFFALGAGLKVVTTITVLVVAFGVFKASITPLGLTYLAVLIVQIVAPAVVKR
- the atpE gene encoding F0F1 ATP synthase subunit C — encoded protein: MENLSMDLLYMAAAIMMGLAAIGAAIGIGILGGKFLEGAARQPDLIPLLRTQFFIVMGLVDAIPMIAVGLGLYVMFAVA
- the asnC gene encoding transcriptional regulator AsnC, with the translated sequence MPENYQIDNLDRDILHELMVNARTPYAELAKKFSVSPGTIHVRVEKMKQAGIIKGTRIDISAKQLGFDVCCFIGIILKSAKDYHTALKKLDALEEVVEVYYTTGQYSIFIKVMCRSIDSLQDVLINKIQTIDEIQSTETLISLQNPIMRTITP
- the rsmG gene encoding 16S rRNA (guanine(527)-N(7))-methyltransferase RsmG, with protein sequence MDLLSKLTKLLAKADIQLTDKQKQQLVDYVGLLHKWNKAYNLTSVREPEQMLVRHIMDSIVVNDHLKGDKFIDVGTGPGLPGVPLAIIRPDAHFVLLDSLGKRIRFLKQVQHELGLTNIEPVQSRVEEYPVEDGFDGVISRAFASLNDMLSWCHHLPAREGRFYALKGVVRDEELTQLPEGFEIESITELKIPELDEQRHLVKLFKK
- the mnmG gene encoding tRNA uridine-5-carboxymethylaminomethyl(34) synthesis enzyme MnmG, producing the protein MFYPEQFDVIVIGGGHAGTEAAMAAARMGRQTLLLTHNIDTLGQMSCNPAIGGIGKGHLVREIDALGGLMATATDKAGIQFRTLNASKGPAVRATRAQADRVLYRQAVRTALENQPNLMIFQQPVEDLIVENNRVTGAVTRMGLKFKAKAVVLTVGTFLDGKIHIGLENYSGGRAGDPPAITLSQRLRELPLRVNRLKTGTPPRIDARTIDFSQLAQQLGDDPMPVFSFLGSQEQHPQQVPCYITYTNEQTHDVIRNNLDRSPMYAGIIEGIGPRYCPSIEDKVMRFADKNAHQIFLEPEGLTSNEIYPNGISTSLPFDVQMKIVHSMKGMENARIVRPGYAIEYDFFDPRDLKQTLESKFIEGLFFAGQINGTTGYEEAAAQGLLAGLNAAQHAFDLEGWFPRRDQAYVGVLVDDLCTLGTKEPYRMFTSRAEYRLMLREDNADLRLTEKGRELGLVDDVRWEHFNRKVEMIEKERQRLKDIWVHPKSDNHEEIDQILTVPLSKEANGEDLLRRPEMTYQMLTSLNLFAPGVEDPQAADQVEIQVKYEGYIARQQEEIERQLRNENTLLPVDLDYKQVKGLSNEVMAKLNDHKPTSIGQASRISGITPAAISILLVWLKKQGMLRRSA
- the mioC gene encoding FMN-binding protein MioC, which codes for MSVTKVTLISGSTMGSAEYVAEHMAEILEELGYETDIQHGPELDDLPLEGLWLVVSSTHGAGDLPENIQPLAEAIQTQSPDLSKIKYGAVGIGSSEYDTFCGAIHTLDTLLQDHGAKRIGDCFEIDVQQHEIPEDPAGEWVKIWANEL
- the atpB gene encoding F0F1 ATP synthase subunit A, with amino-acid sequence MSASGEVMTTNEYIGHHLRNLQLDLRTFELVDPHASPTFWALNIDSLFFSVVLGALFLWLFRKVAANATSGVPGKLQTAIELIIGFVDNSVRDMYHGKSKVIAPLALTVFVWVFLMNLLDLLPIDFIPYIGEHYLGLPALRIVPTADVSITMSMAIGVFILIIFYSIKMKGIGGFTKELTMQPFNHPVFIPVNLILEGVSLLSKPVSLGLRLFGNMYAGELIFILIAALLPWWSQWLLSLPWAIFHILIITLQAFIFMVLTVVYLSMASEEH